A region of the Streptosporangiales bacterium genome:
GTCTGGAAGGTGAGCGGGATGGTGCCGGGCTTGTTGAACCGCGCCGAGTCCAGGTACATCTGCGCGTCGCCGTACACCAGCGCCTCGAACCAGCCGTGTTCTGGGCAGCGCTTGCGCAGGTAGACCTTGTCGTCGCGGACGTTCACCTGCGCGTCCACCACCGTCTTGCACACGGGGCACACCGACCTGGTGAACTCGATGAACACCTCCGTCCGGTCCTGCTTCATGCCTGCCCTCTCGCCGCCGCCACGCCATCAGCTTGACCCTGCCGGCGCCGCGGGTCCAGGTCGGTAAGCCTGCTCACATACCCGGGCGTTATGTTCGAAGGATGCCGGAGACCGAACACACGCCTGGTGGCAAGGCGGGTGTGCAGTCGATCGACCGGGCGGTCGCGGTCTTGCGGTGCTTCGGGCCGCAGCGCCCGGAGCTGGGCATCAGCGAGCTCGCCCGGACGACGGGGCTGTCGACGAGCACTGTCCACCGGCTGCTCGTCGCCATGCAGCGCAACGGCCTGGTGCGACAGGTCCCCGGCCGGCGGTACACGCTGGGCCCGTTGCTGGTGCAGCTCGCACGCAGCGGCCTGTTCCCCGCCACCGTCCGCGACGCGGCGATCGAGGTCATGCACGAGCTGCGCGACCGCTTCGACGAGACGGTGGCGGTGCACGAGCTGCTGCCGACGTACGAGCGGGCCGTCGTCGACCAGGTGGAGAGCCGGCAGGAGCTGCGCCGTACGTACATCGAGCTGGGCGCGCCGATCGCACTGCCGCTCGGTGCGCCCGGCAAGGTCATGTTGGCGTACGTGCCCGCGCAGGTGCGCGACGCGATCCTGGGCGAACCGATCGCGAAGGTCACCGCGACGACGGTGACCGACGTGGCCGAGCTGCGCGCGCAGCTCGACGAGATCAGGGAGACCGGCTACGCGTACTCGTACGCCGAGCGCACCCCGGGCATCCGGACGGTGGCCGCCGCCCTGTTCGACCACACCGGCGAGGTGGTCGGCGCGTTGAGCATCAGTGGGCCGGAGATGCGGATGCCGCACGAGCACATGGTCGAGCTTGCGCCGCCCATGGCGGAGGCCGCCTGGCAGGTCTCCGTGCGTCTCGGCGCCACCGTGGAGGGCCTGGCCGAGTGCAAGGAGCGCGCCGCCGGCTGACCCCGTGGCGTACCGCGGTACGGCAGGATGAGCGGCGATGACGACCTGGCTGCTGCGGCTGGACGTAGACGGAGAAGGACCGCGGGTCGCGGTCAAGGACTGCATCGACGTCGCGGGTACCCCGACGACCGTGGGCTGTGCGGCGATCGCGGCGGACGCGGAACCGGCGAGGTTCGACGCGCCCGTGGTGGCGAACGCCCGCGCGGCGGGCGCGCGGATCGTCGGCAAGACGAACCTCACCGAGCTGTGCCGGCACGCCGACGGCGTCAACCCGTGGACCGGCACGCCGCGCAACCCGCTCGACCCGGAACGGATCCCCGGTGGCTCGTCCAGCGGGTCGGCGGTGGCCGTCGTGCGCGGGGAGGCCGACGTCGGTTACGGCACCGACACCGGCGGGTCGGTGCGGGTGCCGGCCGCGTGCTGTGGGATCGCCGGGCTGAAGACCACGGCGTCGCGGGTGCCCACGCACGGGGTCTTCGAGTTCTCCCGCACGCTCGACACGGTGGGGCCGCTGGCCAGGGACGTCGCCGGGCTCGCCGTCGGGATGGGGTTGCTCGAGCCGGGGTTCGCCGCCGCCGCGACGTACGACGGTCCGCGTACGGTCGCCCGCCTGCGGCTGCCCGGCGTGGCGGCCGACCTGGACCGGGCCGTGGACGCCGCGCTCACCGCGGCCGGCATCGCGGCCACCGACGTCACGCTTCCCCAGTGGGACGACTGGGTCGCAGCCGCCAACACCATCATGACCGCGGAGGGCTTCCACGCGCACCGGCACCTCCTCGACCGTGCCGACCAGCTGGAGGAGCGGCACGCCGAGGGGATCAGGGAGGGCGCGGCGATCCCGGCGGAACGGGTGGTGGCAAGCCGTCGGCTCGACCGGGCCGCCCGCGTGGAGGTGGCCGAGCTGCTCGACCGCTACGGCGCGCTCGCGCTGCCCACCATGCAGTCGCTGCCGCCGAAGCTCGGCGAGCCGGCCGCGACGACGTACCTGACCGCGCCGGTCAACCTGCTGGGTCTGCCGGCGGTGGCGTTGCCGGTGCCGCGCGACGCCGGCGGGTTCCCTGCGTCGCTGCAGCTCGTCGGCCCCTGGTTCGCGGAGGAGCAGCTGCTGGCCCTGGCCGGGCTCGTGGAGACCGCGCTCGGCTAGCCGGCCACCGAAATGCCACGGGCCGACCTCGGGCGGTGTGGTCACCGCGAGGTCGGCCCGGTGCGGACCACCAATGGGAATCCCCAGCGGAGGCTCCGGGATTCGAACCCGGGAGAGAGCTATAAACCCTCAACCCGCTTAGCAGGCGGGCGCCATAGGCCAACTAGGCGAAGCCTCCAGATCTAGCGAACAAAGGCTACCGTTCCCGTCTCGACGGCTGCAAAGCGGCCGCGGTCAGGTCTGCGAGAGGTGGTCGGGGAACTGGATGTAGACGAGCTGGTCGCCGCGGCGCAGCTCGCCGGCGTGGTTCGCCGGGATGGCCTCCTCCCGGGAGCCCCTGACCACCGCGACCACGACCTCCGTCACATCGCGGACGCTCTTGCCGATCTCGGCCTCGGTGATCGGGCGCTGCTTCAGGTCCAGGCCGATACCGTACGAGATGAGGTCCTCGGCGACGGCGGCGACCGACGGCTTGCGTGCGGCGAGGCCGACCAGCCGGCCGGCGGCCTCCTGCGCGGTGATCACCGACCTGGCTCCGCTCTGCTTGAGCAGGTCGACGTTCTCCTCCTCCCGTACGGAGGCTGCGATGTAGACGGTCTTGTTCAGTTTCCGTACGGTCAGGGCGATCATCACCGCGCTGTTGTCGTCGTGCACGGTGATGAGCACGGCGCGGGCCCGGTCCACGCGTGCCTCTTTGAGGGTCTCCGACTGTTCCGCGTTCGCCTGGATCGCCACGAGGCCCATGGCCTGCGCAGCCGCCACCCGTTCCCCGCCGGGGTCGATGACGACGATGCGGTTCGGTTCGAAGCCGTCCGTGATGAGCGTGCGTGCGGCGGCCCTGCCTTTGGTGCCGAAGCCGCAGATGATGATGTGGTTACGCACTCGTGCCTTCCAACGGGAGATCCGGTACTCCTTGCGGCTGCGCTCCGACAGTGCGGTGATCGTCGTGCCGATCAGCACGATGAGGAAGAGGATCCGCAACGGCGTGAGGATGACGATGGTGAAGAACCTCGCCTGCGGGGTCACCGGCACGATGTCGCCGTAACCCGTGGTGGACAGACTCACCGTGGCGTAGTAGATGGCATCGAGCCAGCCCACCGTCGACCCGTCGGAGTCCTCGTACGCCTCGTGGTCGGCCATCACCATGACGGCCGACACCAGCACGATCGCGATGGCGAACGCGATTCGCCTGCCGATCTCCACCAGCGGTGGCCGCTCCCGCCGCTGCGGCAGCCGTAGCTCCATACGTGCCATGGAGGTCAGGCTAGTCCCGGCCCGGTGTCCGGCCGCGCTCAGCCGTGCGCGACCTGGCGTATCTCCAGCTCATCGTCGGCGTACCGCTGCCGCAGGACCTTCTTGTCGAACTTGCCGACGCTGGTCTTCGGGATCTCGTCGACGAACGTGAACTGGTCCGGCAGCTGCCAGCCCGCAAACTCCGCGCGCAGCGACTCGCGCAGCTCCTGCGGGTCCGGGGTGGCGTCCGCGGCGGCGACCACGCACGCGAGCGGGCGTTCGCTCCACGTCTCGTCCGGGATCGCGATGACGGCCGCCTCGAACACGCCTGCGTGCGCCATCAGCGCGTTCTCCATGTCGACCGACGAGATCCACTCCCCGCCGGACTTTATGACGTCCTTCGCGCGGTCGGTGATGGTGAAGAAGCCGCGTTCATCGACGGTGCCGACGTCGCCGGTACGCAGCCAGCCGTCCTGGAACTTCTCCGGGCTGTCCTCGCGGTAGTAGCTCTCGGTCACCCACGGGCCGCGCACCTCGAGCTCGCCGAGCGACTCGCCGTCGTTGGGCACGACGGAGCCGTCGCCGCCGACCAGCCGGTACTGCACCTCCGGAAGGATCCTGCCCTGGCTGAGCCGGCAGCGCAGCGCCTCCTCGCCGGTGAGCTCCTGCGGCGGGAACGCGGTGCTCGCCAGCGGCGAGGTCTCGGTCATGCCCCAGGCGTGGCGCACGGTGACGCCGAACTCCTGCTCGTACGCGAGCATCAGCGAGCGCGGCACGGCGGAGCCGCCGCAGATGACCTTGCGCAGCGACGACAGGTCGGTGCCCGCGCCGCGGGCGTGCTGCAGCAGGCCGGTCCAGATGGTCGGCACCGCGCCGGCGACGGTGGGCCGTTCCGCCTCGATCATCGCCGCGAGCGGCTCACCCTGCAGGAACCGGTCCGGCATCAGCAGGTCGGCGCCGACGAGCACAGAGGCGTACGGCAGTCCCCACGCGTTCGCGTGGAACATCGGCACCACCGGCAGCACCCGGTCGTCCTGCGACAGCGCGGCCACGTCGCCGCGAGCGAGCGCGGACGAGTGCAGGTACGTGGACCGGTGGCTGTAGACGACGCCCTTCGGGTTCCCCGTCGTGCCGCTCGTGTAGCACATGCCGGCGGCCTGCCGCTCGTCGATCTCCGGCCAGGGGAACGTCGGCTCCGCCGCGGCCAGCGCGTCCGCGTACCTGTGCACCTCCACGCCGTCGGCCGCCACCGTGGCGAGGTCGGCGTCCCCCGTCACGAGCACGTGGCGCACGCAGGGCAGCTTCGGCAGCAGCCGGCCGAACGGCTCGGCCAGCGTGCCGTCGACGATGACCACCTCGTCCTCGGCGTGGTTGACGACGTAGACGAGCTGTTCCGGGAACAGCCGGATGTTGATCGGGTGCAGCACCGCGCCCATCGCGGGAACGGCGAGGTACGCCTCCAAGTGCTCCTGGTTGTTCCAGCAGAATGTGCCGACCCGCTGGTCACCGTCCACGCCGAGCGCGCGCAGTGCGCCGGCCAGCCGGGCGATCCGGCCACCGAGCTCGCCGTAGCTGCACGACCGGGACCCGGTGCCCGTCCAGGTGAGTACGCGGCCGTCGCCGTGCGCAGTGGTGCTGTAGAGGGCGAGGTTCGTCAGGGAGAGAGGGACGTCCATCATCGTGCTCTTCATCGAGCCTCCTTGGTCACGGACGCAAGGTTGCTCACGATGATGGACCCACAACGCCGCCGGGCGCGAGGGGTACGCGGAATTTCCTGGTCAGGTGCCTACTCGGCGACCCGCACCGATCCCTTGTGCAAGGTGGCGTCGTACTTGCTCGCGGCGACGGCGTCGGCGAGGTCCTGACCCTCCGGCTTGGAGAAGCCGGGCAGCTGGATGACGCCGTTGGTGACCGGGCGTTCGACGGGTTCCGCGCTCAGCACGATCCCGCCGTAGACGACAGCGAGCCGCCGCCCGTCCTCCGACGAGCCAGTCATCCGCTTGGTCGTGGTCGCGAGCTTCTCCTTCGGCTCGCCTTCCAGGTTCATCTCCACCGCGTACGCGCCGGTGCCCGCCTTGTCCTCGACGACGTTCGAGCTGTCGATGTCCGAGCCTTCGAGGAACGGCTTGGCGAGGTGGTACCAGTAGGACCTGGCACGGTCGCAGGCGTGGTTCTCAGGCGGGTCGTGGCAACCCTCGTTCTTCACCACGGCGCCCTGCCCGACCTTGCCCGAGTTGATCACGCTGCTGAACTGCAGCTTCGGCCCGCTGTCCGGCAACGACTCCAGCTCTGGCTGCTCCACCTCGGGTACGGCCACGGTCACCAGGTTGTCGTCCACCCACCAGCGCGCGTCGGCTGCGCGGCCCATGTGCAGACGGAAGACCAGCGACTTGGCGACCGCTTCGCCTTGTTCGTCGGTCAGGTCACCGTCGATGGTGTACTCGACGTACGCCCAGCCACTGGGCACGTGTGCGCCTTGCATCTTGTCGAACAACTGGACGGCACCGAAGATCCCGGCGATGACCAGGCTGAACACGACGACAGTGCTGCCGAGGGCGAACAGCGAGTTCCCCCGGGTGCCCACCACATGCTCCCCTCGCCGGTCGACCTGCCGGCGGCCAGACTTGCACACTCGCCTCTGCGTCGCCAACGGCGAGGCTGTGTGTGACCGGGAGGGGACGGTATGCCTAGCGTTCGTCGAAGACGCGTTTGAGCTTACCGGTCGAACGAGCCAAGCTGCCCGGCTCGACGACCTCGACCGTGCAGGCGATCCCCAGCCGTTCCTTCAGCGACGTGGCGAGTGCGGCGGACGCGCCCGTGCCGTCGTCGACCGGCCGCGCCGGATCCCGCTCGACCTGCACGGTGAGCTCGTCCAGCCGGTGTGGGCGGGTGAGCACGAGCCGGAAGTGCGGGCTCAGTGCTGCGGTCGCGAGCACCAGCTCCTCCACCTGGGTGGGGAACAGGTTCACGCCGCGCACGATGATCATGTCGTCGCTACGCCCGGTGACCTTCGCCATCCTGCGGAACGTCCGCGCCGTGCCGGGCAACAGCTGCGAGAGGTCCCTGGTGCGGTACCTGACGACCGGCGACGCCTTTCGGGTGAGCGTGGTGAACACCAGTTCGCCCGGTTCGCCGTCCGGCAGCACCTCGCCGGTGTCCGGGTCGACGACCTCCGGGTAGAAGTGGTCCTCCCAGACGTGCAGGCCGTCCTTGGTCTCCACGCACTCGTTCGCCACGCCAGGGCCCATCACCTCGGACAGCCCGTAGATGTCCACCGCGTGCATGTCGAAGGCGTCCTCGAGTGCGGCCCTGGTGCCCGGGGTCCACGGTTCTGCGCCGAAGATGCCCACCTTGAGCGAAGAGGCGCGCGGGTCGAGCCCTTGCGCGTGGAACTCGTCGAGCAGCGCCAGCATGTACGACGGCGTCACCATGATGATGTCGGGCTCGAAGTCGCGGATCAGCTGCACCTGTCGCGGCGTCATGCCACCGGACACGGGTACGACGGTGCAGCCCAGGCGCTCCGCGCCGTAGTGCGCGCCCAGGCCGCCGGTGAACAGGCCGTACCCGTACGCGACGTGCACCAGGTCGCCTGGCCGGCCACCGGACGCCCGGATCGAGCGCGCCACCAGGTCGGCCCAGTTGTCCAGGTCGGCGCGGGTGTACCCGACCACGGTCGCGTCGCCGGTGGTGCCGCTGGACGCGTGCAGCCGCAGCACGTCGGCGCGCGGGACGCCGAGCATGCCGAACGGGTAGCTGTCCCTGAGGTCCTGTTTCGTGGTGAACGGGAACCTCCGCAGGTCGGCGAGCTCACGGCAGTCGTCGGGATGCACACCGGCCGCGTCGAACCGTTCCCGGTACAGCGGCACGTTCTCGTACGCGTGCCGCAGCGACCACCGCAGCCGCTCCAGCTGCAGTGCGGCGAGCTCGTCGCTGGACGCGGTCTCTATCGGTTCCAGCTCGCCGGTACCAGGGCGCAGGTCGAGCATCGTTGCTCCATTCCTCGTCACCAGGTGTAGAAGCCCTGTCCGCTCTTCTTGCCGAGCTCGCCTGCGGCGACCTTGTCGCGAAGCAGCTGCGGTGGCTCGAATCGCGCCCCGAGTCGCTCCTGCAGGTACTCGGCGATGGCCAGCCGCACGTCCAGCCCCACCAGGTCGGTGAGGTGCAGTGGTCCGATCGGCCAGCGGTAGCCGAGGCGCATGGCCTGGTCGATGTCCTCGGCGGACGCGACGCCGTCCGCGAGCATCCGGATCGCCTCCAGGCCGACCGCGACGCCCAACCGGCTGGACGCGAACCCCGGCGCGTCGTGCACGGTGACCGGCGTAAGGCCGAGCCGGCGCACCCGGTCGAGTGCGCGCGTCACGGTGTCGTCGGCAGCGCCCTCGTGCGTGACCACCTCGACCAGCGCCGAGGCGGGCACCGGGTTGAAGAAGTGCATGCCGCAGAACCGTTCCGGGCGCTGGAGAGCGGCCGCGAGGTCGGTGACCGACAGCGAGCTGGTGTTGCTGGCCAGGTCGGCGTCCGGCACGGCGCCCTCGGCCGCGGCCAGCATCCGCTGTTTCAGCGCGAGATCCTCCGGCACCGCTTCGACGACCAGCTTGGCGCGGTTGCCGATGTCGGTCACCGAGTCGGTGGTGCGCAGGTCGGCGAGCAGCACGTTCGCCGTGACGCGCGGCGGCAGCTTGCCGCGTTCCTCCGCCTTGCGCGCAGACGCGGCGACGCGTTCGCGCGCGGCCGCGGCGGCGTCCGCGTCGGACTCGACGATTACCACCGGTGACGCCGCGGCGAGGAAGACGTGTGCGATCCCCGCGCCCATCACGCCGCCGCCGATCACCGCGACGTGCTCCTCGTGCTTCCGCACCTGCGACCGTCCCTTCCTGCTAGGCGTCGTACTCCAGGCGGACGGTGGGACTCACCGGGTGCGACTGGCAGGTGAGCACGTAGCCGTTCGCCACCTCGGTGTCCTCCAGCGCGTAGTTCTGGTCCATCCGCACCTCGCCCTCGAGCAGCCGGGCCCGGCAGGTGCCGCACACCCCGCCCCGACAGGCATACGGCGCGTCGCCGCGTTCGCGCAACATCGCTTCGAGCACCGGCACGTCGTACGGCCCGAGCCGGAACGTGGTGGCGCGGCCGCCGAGCACGGCGGTCACCGTGCTCGCACCAGGTTGCGCCTTGGTGGGGGCAGGCGGCTGCGGCGGCGCGGGCGGGTCGGCGTGGAACAGCTCCACGTGCACGCGGGCGGCGCCGCGGTCGCGCAGGTACGCGCGCAGCTCCTGCACCATGGCGAACGGGCCGCAGAGGAACCACTCGTCCACCTGGTCCAGCGGGCACAGCGCCCGCAGCAGCCGGTCGAACCTGTCGGGGTCGAGGCGGCCGGAGAACAGCTCCACCTGCTGTGGTTCCCGCGACAGTACGTGCACGAGCGAGAACCGGTCCGGGTACGTGTTCTTCAGGTCGTACAACTCCTCGACGAACATCACCGAGCTGCTGGTGCGGTTGCCGTAGAAGAGCGTGACCCGGCTGCCCGGCTCGGTGGCGAGGACGGTCGACGCGATGGACAGCACCGGGGTGATGCCGCTGCCGGCGGCCACCAACCCGTAGTGGTTGCTCGCGGCCGGGTCGAGCGCCGGGGTGAACCGCCCGGTCGGTGTCATCACCTCGAGCACGTCGCCGGGCCGCAGCCGTCGCGCGACGTGCGCGGAGAACGCGCCGCCCGGCAGGTGCTTCACGCCGATCCGCAGTATGCCCGACCCGGCCGGGGTGCAGATCGAGTAGCTGCGGCGCTCCTCGTCACCGACGGCCGTGCAGCGGATGTTCACGTGCTGGCCCGCGGCGTGCCGGTACTCGCCCGCGAGCGTGTCCGGGACGTCAAGCGTGACGGCGTACGCGTCGTCGGTGAGCGCATCGACGGCGGCGACGCGCAGCTCGTGGAACACCGCCTGGTGCCTGCCGGTCGCCTCCTGCGTGGACGTGTTCCTCCCGCGACCGCCTCCTCCCGAGGCTCCGGCAGGTGCCGCGGCAGTGTCCGTCGGCCTTCTCCCAGTGGCGCGGCCCCTACCTCCGCCTCGCTCGTCGAGCTCCTTCGCGGCCGTCATCAGACGGCCTTCATTGCGTCGAACGGCTCCGCGCAGGCGCGGCAGACGTAGAGCGCCTTGCAGGCCGTCGACCCGAACCTGCTGGTCAACCGGGTACGCAGCGACCCGCACTGCGGGCACCGCACACCGAGCGCGACCGGCACCGGCCCGTGCGCAGGACCAGGCGGTGCGATGCCGAACTCCGCGAGCTTCCGCCTCGCGCCCTCGCTGAGCCAGTCGGTGCTCCACGCCGGACGCAGCGCGGTGTGCACCCGCACCTGCGCGTAGCCGGCGGCCTGCAGGGCCCGCTCGATGTCGGCCCTGATGGTCTCCATCGCCGGGCAGCCGGAGTAGGTGGGCGTGACGGTGACGTCGACCGCGCCGTCCCCGGCGACCGCAACGTCGCGCAGTACGCCGAGGTCGTCGATGGTGAGCACCGGCAGCTCGGGGTCCACCACCGCGGCGACCACGTCGTGAGGAGTCACGGTGCGGCTGCCGCGACCGCCTCCTCCCGAGGTTCCGGCAGGTGCCGCGGTGGTGTTCGTCGGGGTTCTCCCAGGACCGCGGCCCCTACCTCCGCCTCGCTCGTCGAGCTCCTTCGCGGTCACCATTGCGCCCCCGGATGTGCCCGGTGCAAAGCCTGCATCTCCGCCAGCAGGTGGCCGAGGTGCTCGGTGTGCAGGCCGCGCCTGCCCGCGGCCGCCGCCTCGGGTACGTCAGGACGCGTCAGCGTCGCGTCGGCCAGCACCTCGTCGACCGCGGCGTCCCACGCCGGGCGCAGCGTCGCCGGGTCGACCCCCGTGCCGTCGGCGGCCAGCTGGTGGGTCAGCTCGTCCGCCTCGAACAGCTCAGCCGCGTACGGCCACACGCCGGCCAGGCCGGCCTGCATCCGCGTGTGGCTCTCCGCCGTGCCGTCGCCGAGCCGCAGCGTCCACTGCACGGCGTGGTCGCGGTGGTACGCGACCTCCTTCACGGCCTTCGCGGCGATGCCGGCGAGCCGTTCGTCGCCGCTGTGTGCGAGCTCGGCGTACAGCAGGTGCTGGTACGTGGAGAACAGCAGCTGCCTGGCGATGGTGCGGCCGAAGTCGCCGGTTGGCAGCTCGACCAGCTGGACGTTCGTGAAATCCAGGTCGCCGCGCAGGTACGCGAGCGCGTCCTCGTCGCGGCCGCGTCCCTCCAGCTCGCCGGCGTAGCCGAGCAGCCTGCGTGCCTGCCCGAGCAGGTCAAGCGAGAGGTTCGCCAGCGCGAGGTCCTCCTCCAGCTCGGGCGCGCGGGCGACCCACTCGGCGAGCCGGTGCGACAGGATCAGCGCGTCGTCGCCGAGCCGCAGTGCGTACGCCGCCACGGCCGGCAGCGTGGTCTCACCAGTGGTGGCGAAGTACGGCGACCTGGTCACAGGTGCTCCACTCCCTCCGGCACGGAGTAGAACGTCGGGTGCCGGTACACCTTGTCTGCGGCCGGCTCGAAGAACGGGTCCTTCTCGTCAGGTGCGGACGCGTGGATGGCGCTGGCCGGCACCACCCAGATGCTCACGCCCTCGTTGCGGCGGGTGTAGACGTCCCTGGCGTTGCGCAGCGCCATCGCCGCGTCCGGCGCGTGCAGGCTGCCGACGTGCTGATGCGAGAGCCCGCGCCTGCTGCGCACGAACACCTCCCACAGCGGCCAGCTCCGCGACTCGGTCATGCCACCTCCTCCGTGGCCGCGTGCTTCGCGGCGTACGCCTCAGCCGCCTCGCGTACCCACCGGCCTTCCTCCTGGGCGGCGCGGCGGTGTGCGATGCGGTCGGCGTTGCAGGGCCCATTGCCCTTGATGACCTCGAACAGCTCGGTGTAGTCGAGCTCGGTGAAGTCGAAGTGCTCACGGTCGGCGTTCCAGCGGATGCCGTCGTCGGGCAGCGTCAGGCCGAGCGCCTCGGCCTGCGGCACGGTCATGTCGACGAACCGCTGCCGCAGCTCGTCGTTGCCGAACCGCTTGATCCGCCAGGTCATCGACTGCTGGGTGTGCGCCGACTCGGCGTCCGGCGGGCCGAACATCATCAGCGAAGGCCACCACCAGCGGTCCACTGCGTCCTGCGCCATCTCGTGCTGGGCCCGCGTGCCGTGGCTCAGTGTGTGCAGGATCTCGAAGCCCTGCCGCTGGTGGAACGACTCCTCCTTGCAGATCCGCACCATCGCGCGGGCGTACGGGCCGTACGAGCAGCGGCACAGCGGCACCTGGTTGGTGATCGCCGCGCCGTCCACCAGCCAGCCGATGGCGCCGATGTCCGCCCAGGTCAGGGTCGGGTAGTTGAAGATGCTCGAGTACTTCTGCCGGCCGGAGAGCAGCAGGTCGTACAGCTCTGCGCGGTCCACGCCGAGGGTCTCCGCGGCGCCGTAGAGGTACAGGCCGTGCCCGGCCTCGTCCTGCACCTTGGCGATCAGGATGGCCTTCCGGCGCAACGAGGGCGCACGGGTGATCCAGTTGCCCTCCGGCTGCATGCCGATGATCTCCGAGTGGGCGTGCTGCGCGATCTGCCTGATCAGCGTCTTGCGGTAGCCGTCCGGCAGCCAGTCGCGCGGCTCCACCCGCTCGTCCGCGGCGACCCTGGCGTCGAACTCGTCCTGCAGCGTGTCGGGCATGGCGCTCCTCCGTGCTTGCCACCATAGTCCCGACCGAACATTCGGTCTATAGTCGAGGGATGGCGACTCCAGCGCGTACCCGCTACACGCCCAACTCGCTGCTGCGGGTCGCCGTCGAGGTGTTCAACGAGCGCGGCTACGACGGCACCAGCATGGAGCACCTCGCGCGCGCCGCCGGCATCACCAAGTCGTCCATCTACCACCACGTACGGGGCAAGGAGGAGCTGCTCGGGCTCGCCCTCGATCGCGCCACCGGTGCCCTGTTCGGGGTGCTGGACGAGCCCGCGGCCACCACCGGGCCGGCCGTCGACCGGCTGCGGCACGTGCTCCACCGGGCCCCCGACGTCCTCGTCGCCGAGCTGCCGTACGTCAACCTGCTGCTGCGCGCCCGCGGCAACACCGACACCGAGCGCTGGGCGCTGCACCGCCGCCGGGAGTTCGACCAGCGCATCGCGGCCCTCGTGACGGCGGCCGCGGCCGAGGGCGACCTGCGCGCGGACATCGACCCGCACCTGGTGACCAAGTTGCTGTTCGGCATGGTGAACTCGATCACCGAGTGGTACCGCGCCGACCACGACACCGACTGGTCCGAGCAGCTGGGCGCCACCGTCGCCACCATCGCGTTCGACGGGCTGCGCCGCGGATGAGGCCGATCCCCGACGGCTACGAGTGCCGGCTGGACATCACGGTCACCGCGGCGATGACCGTGGACTTCGGCCACCTCGGCGCTGCCCACCAGGTCTACGCGACGTACTGGATGGCCAGGCACTTCGAGGAGGTCGGCCGGATGGTGCTCGTGCCGCACCTGGAGACCGGCGAGCAGGGCGCGGGCACCAAGGTG
Encoded here:
- the paaA gene encoding 1,2-phenylacetyl-CoA epoxidase subunit A, translated to MPDTLQDEFDARVAADERVEPRDWLPDGYRKTLIRQIAQHAHSEIIGMQPEGNWITRAPSLRRKAILIAKVQDEAGHGLYLYGAAETLGVDRAELYDLLLSGRQKYSSIFNYPTLTWADIGAIGWLVDGAAITNQVPLCRCSYGPYARAMVRICKEESFHQRQGFEILHTLSHGTRAQHEMAQDAVDRWWWPSLMMFGPPDAESAHTQQSMTWRIKRFGNDELRQRFVDMTVPQAEALGLTLPDDGIRWNADREHFDFTELDYTELFEVIKGNGPCNADRIAHRRAAQEEGRWVREAAEAYAAKHAATEEVA
- a CDS encoding 1,2-phenylacetyl-CoA epoxidase subunit B, which codes for MTESRSWPLWEVFVRSRRGLSHQHVGSLHAPDAAMALRNARDVYTRRNEGVSIWVVPASAIHASAPDEKDPFFEPAADKVYRHPTFYSVPEGVEHL
- the paaK gene encoding phenylacetate-CoA oxygenase/reductase subunit PaaK is translated as MTAAKELDERGGGRGRATGRRPTDTAAAPAGASGGGGRGRNTSTQEATGRHQAVFHELRVAAVDALTDDAYAVTLDVPDTLAGEYRHAAGQHVNIRCTAVGDEERRSYSICTPAGSGILRIGVKHLPGGAFSAHVARRLRPGDVLEVMTPTGRFTPALDPAASNHYGLVAAGSGITPVLSIASTVLATEPGSRVTLFYGNRTSSSVMFVEELYDLKNTYPDRFSLVHVLSREPQQVELFSGRLDPDRFDRLLRALCPLDQVDEWFLCGPFAMVQELRAYLRDRGAARVHVELFHADPPAPPQPPAPTKAQPGASTVTAVLGGRATTFRLGPYDVPVLEAMLRERGDAPYACRGGVCGTCRARLLEGEVRMDQNYALEDTEVANGYVLTCQSHPVSPTVRLEYDA
- the paaJ gene encoding phenylacetate-CoA oxygenase subunit PaaJ; the protein is MVTAKELDERGGGRGRGPGRTPTNTTAAPAGTSGGGGRGSRTVTPHDVVAAVVDPELPVLTIDDLGVLRDVAVAGDGAVDVTVTPTYSGCPAMETIRADIERALQAAGYAQVRVHTALRPAWSTDWLSEGARRKLAEFGIAPPGPAHGPVPVALGVRCPQCGSLRTRLTSRFGSTACKALYVCRACAEPFDAMKAV
- the paaC gene encoding phenylacetate-CoA oxygenase subunit PaaC, yielding MPAVAAYALRLGDDALILSHRLAEWVARAPELEEDLALANLSLDLLGQARRLLGYAGELEGRGRDEDALAYLRGDLDFTNVQLVELPTGDFGRTIARQLLFSTYQHLLYAELAHSGDERLAGIAAKAVKEVAYHRDHAVQWTLRLGDGTAESHTRMQAGLAGVWPYAAELFEADELTHQLAADGTGVDPATLRPAWDAAVDEVLADATLTRPDVPEAAAAGRRGLHTEHLGHLLAEMQALHRAHPGAQW
- a CDS encoding TetR family transcriptional regulator encodes the protein MATPARTRYTPNSLLRVAVEVFNERGYDGTSMEHLARAAGITKSSIYHHVRGKEELLGLALDRATGALFGVLDEPAATTGPAVDRLRHVLHRAPDVLVAELPYVNLLLRARGNTDTERWALHRRREFDQRIAALVTAAAAEGDLRADIDPHLVTKLLFGMVNSITEWYRADHDTDWSEQLGATVATIAFDGLRRG